The bacterium genomic sequence ACTTTCTTGATACATTGTTTTCGGATATTGATTCACTACAGATTTATGCTGGCATTCATCCCATATATTTTGAACGATATTATCGTTCACTATCTAAACGTTTCCCATTTGCTATTTATTATCGTATTGAGCAAAGAACAGTAGTGGTATATGCAGTACTTGATTGTCGTCGAA encodes the following:
- a CDS encoding type II toxin-antitoxin system RelE/ParE family toxin, producing the protein MKIKILESASQDLIEGYWFYEKQQEGLGSYFLDTLFSDIDSLQIYAGIHPIYFERYYRSLSKRFPFAIYYRIEQRTVVVYAVLDCRRNPAWIKDRLK